GGCACCCTGGGCTTCGACGTCCACGTGCACGACACCTACTTCGTGGTCGCCCACTTCCACTACGTGATGGTCGGCGTGACCGTCACTGCCTTCCTCGGCGGTCTGCACTTCTGGTGGCCGAAGATCACCGGCCGCATGTATCCCGAGGGTTGGGCCAAACTGTCGGCCCTGCTGGTCTTCGCGGGATTCAACCTGACCTTCTTCCCACAGTTCCTGCTCGGCTATCTGGGGATGCCGCGGCGCTACCACGCCTATCCCGACGACTGGCAGGTACTGAACGTGCTCAGCAGCGCCGGTGCGTCGATCCTGGGTGTCGGCTTCATCCTGCCCGGCATCTACCTCACGTGGTCGCTGGTCAAGGGGAAGAAGGCGCCGCCGAACCCTTGGGGTGCCACCGGTCTGGAGTGGCAGATCGGCTCACCGCCGACCAAGCACAACTTCGAGGAAGACGTGGTGGTGACCCACGAGGCCTACGACTACCACGGCCTGGCCGCGGCCACCCGGTCGTCCGATGCGCCAACGACCAAGGAGCAGGAGAACGTTGTCTGACGCCGCCCCCGCCCAACGACAACCCAACCGGCTGGCGTACTGGTACCGCAGCTACGCCGAGCAGACCGAGTCGGTCACGCTGGGCATGTGGCTGTTCCTGGTCACCGAGGTCATGTTCTTCGGTGGCCTGTTCATGGCCTACATGCTGTACCGGACCTTCAACCGTGAGGCCTTCGCCGCGGCGAGCTACACGCTCGACATCGGCCTCGGCGCGTTCAACACCGTCGTGCTGATCGTTTCGTCGCTCACGGTCGTGTTGGCGGTTTGGGCCGCCGAGAAGGGCAAGCAGAAGCAGCTGATCCTGTGGCTGGTCGCCACCATCGTGCTCGGCTGCACCTTCCTCGGCGTGAAGTACGTCGAATACGAACACAAGTGGCACGAGAACAAGTTCCCGGGTCCGGAGTTCGTGTTCGAGGACAAGCGGGACTTCGCGCACTCCGCCGAGCCCGTCGACCCGGACAAGGTGCGGATGTTCTTCCACATCTACTTCGGGATGACGGGCCTGCACGCCTTGCACATGATCATCGGGATCGGGGTCTTCGCGGTGCTACTGGTCAACGCCATCAAGGGGAAGTACACCCAGCGATGGCACGACCCGATACCGGTGGCCGGCCTCTATTGGCACTTCGTGGATCTCGTGTGGATCTACCTGTTCCCCTTGTTGTACCTGATCGGTCGACACTAGGAGGCGCGCATGTCTACCGAACAACACGGACACATCGGGCTGCGCGTCTACTTCGCGGTCTTCTTCGCCCTGATGATCCTCACCTGGATCACCGTCGAGGCCTCGTACCACGACTTCGAGCCCTGGAACGATCTGATCGCCCTGGGGATCGCCACGGCCAAGGGTGCGCTGGTGGTGCTCTTCTTCATGCACGTCTGGCACAGCTCGCCACTGACGAAGATCGTCCTGATCACGGCACTCTTCTTCTTCCTGGTCCTCGTGGCCTTCGTCTACGCCGACGTCCTCACCCGCGAGATGCTGAACGTTCCGTCGCGGCCGCCCGGATTCGGCTGACCCTCGGGCCTGGACCAACCCCATGTCCTTCGGCGGAACTCGCGAGGCGGAGTTCCGTGGAGCTTTCACGCGGGACGACCGATCCAGGGTCGGCCGAGGGAATGCGGCGTCATGGGTCGAGACGCTTCTCGACCACGACCACGTCGAGCACGCGTCCGAACTTCTCGCCGGCTCCGTGCATGGTCCCCACGCGACCGAACCCGTGACGTTCGAAGAGGGCCAGACTCGCCGAGTTCGTCGACTCGATCCGGCCGAGAACGACGCGGTGTTCCCCGCGGACGGCACACGCGATCAGGTCGTCGAGCAGGAGACTCCCGACGCCGCACCGCCGCTGGGCCCGATCCACGAAGAGCGAGGCTTCGACCGTCCGGGCGTATCCGGCCTTCGGTGACCACGCGGTGAGCTTGCCCCACGCGACCACCCCACCGGAGTCGTCCTCGACCACGCGCACGCGTTGCCGCGGAGGACGGTGTGCAGCCAGCCATTCCCCGCGGGAGCAGGGTTCCCACGGGTCGTGGTCCATGGTCGAGGTCGAGTGCTCGACCTCGTGGTTGTAGATCGCACAGATCGAGGGCAGGTCGGCTTCGCCGGCGTCGCGTACGCGGAAGCGTGGGGCAGCCGTCACCGCCTGCGCAGCTCCGGCCGGTCCCGGTAGGCCTCCAGCGACTCCGGATTCGCCAGGGCTTCGCGGTTGTCGACCTCCTCGCCGTGGACGACCTTGCGCACGGCGATCTCGCTGATCTTGCCGCTCACGGTGCGCGGGACGTCGTCGACGGCCACGATCACCCGCGGGACGTGGTGGGGACTGGCTTGCGACCGGATGGCCGCTCGCAATCGGTCCCGTAGCGTGTCGTCGAGTGCGTGGGCCTCGGCCATGCGTACGAACAGCACGATCCGCTGATCGTCCCCGGCGTCCTGGCCCACCACCACCGCTTCGAGCACCTCGTCGAAGTTCTCGACCACGCGATAGATCTCGGCAGTGCCGATGCGCACACCGCCCGGGTTGAGCGTCGCGTCGCTGCGTCCGTGGAACACCATCCCGCCGTGTGGGGTGACCTCGACCCAATCCCCGTGTCGCCAGGTGTTCTCGAAGTGCTCGAAGTAGGCACTCCGGTAACGGGCGCCCTCGAGGTCGTTCCAGAAGCCGACCGGCATCGAAGGAAACGGCAGCGTGCAGACCAGTTCCCCCTTCTGCCCCGGAGGCAGGGCATGGCCTGCATCGTCGAAGACCTCGACGTTCATCGCGAGCCCCCGCGTCTGCAGCTCACCGCGGCGAACGGGACCCATGGGATTGCCCAGGGCGAAGCACGAGATCAGGTCGGTACCCCCGGAGATCGACGCCAGCTGTAGGTCGCTCTTCACGTCGCGGTAGACCCAGTCGAAGCCTTCCGGCGCGAGCGGACTGCCGGTACTGAGGATCACACGCAACGCGTCGAGCCGATGGGTGTCGCGAGGGCGCAGGCCGCGCTTCTCGGCCATGGCGATCCACTTGGCGCTGGTGCCCAGCACGGACAGGTTCTCGTCGTCGACCAGGTCGAACAGCCGTGCCGTCCTCGGATGGAAGGGCGATCCGTCGATCAACACGATGCGCGCACCCACGGCGAGTCCGCTGGCCATCCAGTTCCACATCATCCAGCCACAGGTGGTGAAATACGCGAAACCGTCGCCCTCGCGAAGGTCGGTGTGCAACACCAGTTCCTTGAGGTGCTGCAGCAACGTGCCGCCCGCACCGTGTACGATCGCCTTGGGCAGACCCGTGGTCCCCGACGAGTACATGACGTAGACGGGGTGATCGAAGGGCAGCTGCTCGAAGTGGGGCGCGGCCGCAGCCCGTCCGCTCACCGCCTCGCTCCAGAGCACCACGTCGTCCACGTCGACCTCTTCGAGTGGGCGAGAAGCCAGGCTCTGCACCAGGAGCACGCGCTGCACCGAGGGGAGCTTCGAGCGCAACTCCCGCACCCGGTCGAGTGCCGGTCGGTTCTTGTCACCGTACCGGTGACCGTCGGCGGCCACGAGGACCTTCGGTTCGATCTGCCCCAGGCGATCGAGGGCGCCCTGGATCCCGAAGTCGGGCGAACAACTCGACCAGATGGCACCGAGTCCGGTCGTCGCCAGCATGGCGATCACCGTCTCGGCACGATTGGGCATGTAGGCGCCGACGCGATCGCCCACACCCACGCCGGCTTCCACGAGCGTCGCCTGGCACCTGGCAACCTCGGCGCGCAATTCGTCTCGCGTGTAGACGTGACGGCGACCCATCTCGTCGCGTCCGACCAGGGCGACCGCGTCGCCCCGATGGCGCAACAGGTTCTCGGCGAAGTTCAGACGCGCCTCGGGGAACCAACGGGCTCCGGGCATGCGGTCGATGTCCTCGACCACCACCGCGCCCTTCTCGCCGACCACGCCGACGAAGTCCCACAGACGCGACCAGAAGCCCGGCGCCTTGGCCACCGACCACCTCCAGAGGCCGTCGTAGTCGGTCACGGCGGGATCGACGGAGTCGCGGACCCCGCCGAGGAAACGAGCCATCGCCGTTGCCCGGGCGCGATCGACGGAGGGCTGCCAGAGGACCTCACCGGGCTCGCCCGCGCTCACGCCGCCGTCTCCTCCCCGCCGACCACGCCACGGCATTCGCCGAATCCGATCGGCACCGCGCCGTCGGACTCGCACCGTCCGCGCATGACGACCTCGTCGCCGTCCTCGAGGAAGCGCCGCTCCTCACCGGAGGGCAGCTCGATCGGCTCGGTTCCCCGCCACGTGAGTTCCAGCAGACACCCGCGGCTGCCCTTGTCGGGACCCGAAACGGTACCACTGGCGAGAAGATCACCGGGGCGCAGATTGCACCCGTTGCTGGCGTGATGGGTGAGCATCTGCGACACGGTCCAGTACATGTCGGTGAACGATCCTCGACTCAGACGGACCGGTTCCATGCCCTTCTCCCGCATCGTGGCACTGCTCAGGTACACTTCCACCGTCAGGTCGATGGCCCCACGCGCCTGGACGTCGGGATGGTCGAGATACGGCAGAGGCGACGGATCTCCCTCCGGTCGCGGCTCGGTGGGACGCCGGAAGGGCGCGAGCGCGTCCATGGTCACCACCCACGGCGAGATCGAGGTCGCGAAGCTCTTGGCCAGGAACGGACCGAGCGGCTGGTACTCCCAGGGCTGGATGTCGCGTGCGGACCAGTCGTTCACCAGGCAGAGCCCGAAGAGGTGCTCCTCGGCGCGTCCGATCGGAACGGGGTGTCCGAGCCCGTTGCCCGTTCCGACGAAGGCTCCCACCTCCATCTCGTAGTCGAAGCGTCTGGTCGGCCCGAATTCCGGGGCCTCGGCATCGGGTGCCTTCGCCTGGCCCGAAGGTCGATGGACCGGCGTCCCGCTGACGACCACCGACGACGCGCGCCCGTGGTATCCGACCGGGATCCACTTGTAGTTCGGCAACAGCGGATTGTCGGGACGGAACATGCTGCCCACGTTCGTCGCGTGGTGCACCGAGGCGTAGAAGTCGGTGTAGTCGCCGATACGCGCCGGTAGCTGCATCTCGAGATCGTCCGGGAGCAGGAGCAGTTCCTCGGCCCGACCGGTTCCGGAGATCTCGTCGTTGCCCGTGCTCAACAACTCGCTGATCCGCTGCCGGAGTGCGCGAAGGTGCTTGCGGCCGAGTCCCATGAGGTCGTTCAGCCGCCCGCTGCGACAGGCCTGTGCCGCCACACCGGCTTCGTCGCGCAGCAACCCGGTGTCGAGCAGCCCGGCCAGGTCGAGCACACGATCGCCGATGGCCACACCGATGCGCGGCGAGACCTCACCGTCCACGGTGAAGGCCCCGAAAGGAAGGTTCTGGATCGGGAAGTCCGTGCCTTCGGCCTGCGCGGACTCGACCCAGCTGCGAAGCTGGGGGTCGTGGGTCGCGTCGAGCGATTCGGTCATGTCAAGTCCAGGGTCTGGAGGTCGGTGACGGGCTCGGAGAACGAACACGACCCGAAACTGCGCGCGAAGCGCCGCCGGGCCTGGGCCACGTCCTCCGGCCCCAGGTGATGATCGCGCCAGCGCACGCCGCCGTCCGGCTCCAGGGCGAAGGCCGCGGGATCCTCCTCGGCCAGCAGGGCGTGCAGCGTGGCATCGTCGACGGGTTCGCGGGCCAGCAGCGCCGATGCCACGAACACGTTCAGGAATCCGTG
The Candidatus Krumholzibacteriia bacterium DNA segment above includes these coding regions:
- a CDS encoding cytochrome c oxidase subunit 3 family protein, coding for MSDAAPAQRQPNRLAYWYRSYAEQTESVTLGMWLFLVTEVMFFGGLFMAYMLYRTFNREAFAAASYTLDIGLGAFNTVVLIVSSLTVVLAVWAAEKGKQKQLILWLVATIVLGCTFLGVKYVEYEHKWHENKFPGPEFVFEDKRDFAHSAEPVDPDKVRMFFHIYFGMTGLHALHMIIGIGVFAVLLVNAIKGKYTQRWHDPIPVAGLYWHFVDLVWIYLFPLLYLIGRH
- a CDS encoding cytochrome C oxidase subunit IV family protein; the encoded protein is MSTEQHGHIGLRVYFAVFFALMILTWITVEASYHDFEPWNDLIALGIATAKGALVVLFFMHVWHSSPLTKIVLITALFFFLVLVAFVYADVLTREMLNVPSRPPGFG
- a CDS encoding GNAT family N-acetyltransferase encodes the protein MTAAPRFRVRDAGEADLPSICAIYNHEVEHSTSTMDHDPWEPCSRGEWLAAHRPPRQRVRVVEDDSGGVVAWGKLTAWSPKAGYARTVEASLFVDRAQRRCGVGSLLLDDLIACAVRGEHRVVLGRIESTNSASLALFERHGFGRVGTMHGAGEKFGRVLDVVVVEKRLDP
- a CDS encoding acetoacetate--CoA ligase — encoded protein: MSAGEPGEVLWQPSVDRARATAMARFLGGVRDSVDPAVTDYDGLWRWSVAKAPGFWSRLWDFVGVVGEKGAVVVEDIDRMPGARWFPEARLNFAENLLRHRGDAVALVGRDEMGRRHVYTRDELRAEVARCQATLVEAGVGVGDRVGAYMPNRAETVIAMLATTGLGAIWSSCSPDFGIQGALDRLGQIEPKVLVAADGHRYGDKNRPALDRVRELRSKLPSVQRVLLVQSLASRPLEEVDVDDVVLWSEAVSGRAAAAPHFEQLPFDHPVYVMYSSGTTGLPKAIVHGAGGTLLQHLKELVLHTDLREGDGFAYFTTCGWMMWNWMASGLAVGARIVLIDGSPFHPRTARLFDLVDDENLSVLGTSAKWIAMAEKRGLRPRDTHRLDALRVILSTGSPLAPEGFDWVYRDVKSDLQLASISGGTDLISCFALGNPMGPVRRGELQTRGLAMNVEVFDDAGHALPPGQKGELVCTLPFPSMPVGFWNDLEGARYRSAYFEHFENTWRHGDWVEVTPHGGMVFHGRSDATLNPGGVRIGTAEIYRVVENFDEVLEAVVVGQDAGDDQRIVLFVRMAEAHALDDTLRDRLRAAIRSQASPHHVPRVIVAVDDVPRTVSGKISEIAVRKVVHGEEVDNREALANPESLEAYRDRPELRRR
- the fahA gene encoding fumarylacetoacetase: MTESLDATHDPQLRSWVESAQAEGTDFPIQNLPFGAFTVDGEVSPRIGVAIGDRVLDLAGLLDTGLLRDEAGVAAQACRSGRLNDLMGLGRKHLRALRQRISELLSTGNDEISGTGRAEELLLLPDDLEMQLPARIGDYTDFYASVHHATNVGSMFRPDNPLLPNYKWIPVGYHGRASSVVVSGTPVHRPSGQAKAPDAEAPEFGPTRRFDYEMEVGAFVGTGNGLGHPVPIGRAEEHLFGLCLVNDWSARDIQPWEYQPLGPFLAKSFATSISPWVVTMDALAPFRRPTEPRPEGDPSPLPYLDHPDVQARGAIDLTVEVYLSSATMREKGMEPVRLSRGSFTDMYWTVSQMLTHHASNGCNLRPGDLLASGTVSGPDKGSRGCLLELTWRGTEPIELPSGEERRFLEDGDEVVMRGRCESDGAVPIGFGECRGVVGGEETAA